AGGAACCCCCCGCCGGGCTCCCGGTCGGCGGCGATGGCGGTCCCGGCCGCCCCGCTGCGGATCTCGGCGCCGTAGCCGGCCGCCTCGGCCCGCCCCCGCTCCAGCAGTCCGGCCGGGCTCTCGCCGTCGTGTCCGAGGTAGCCGTGCAGGCGGGCCGCGGGGGCGTTGCGCGGGCTGCCCGCGTCCAGCACCAGGACCGAGCGCCTGGCCCGGGCCAGGGTCAGCGTCCCCGCCAGTCCGGCGGTCCCGCCGCCCACGACCACCACGTCGAACCGTCCCGCCCTCACCTTGTCCATGGGGCCGAGCGTGCGCCGGAGGCGGCCCGCTTGACAAATGAGGTTGCCGAACCGGCAAATGGAGGCATGCCCCCCGATGACCAGGAGCCGGCCCGGGACCTCGCCGGCGTCATCACCGCCGTCGGCCCCCGGCTGCGCGCGCTGCGCCGTCGGCGCGGCACGACGTTGGCACAGCTCAGCGAGGCCACCGGCATTTCGATGTCCACGCTGTCGCGGCTGGAGTCGGGGCAGCGCCGGCCCACGCTGGAGCTGCTGCTCCCGCTGGCCAGGGCCCACCGGGTGGCGCTGGACGACCTCGTCGGGGCGCCGGACACCGGGGATCCCCGGATCCGCGCGCGCCCCTTCGTCCGGCACGGCTGCACCTACGTACCGCTGTCCCGCGACTTCGGCGGGGTGCACGCGTTCAAGATGATCCTGCCGCCGAGCGACCCGTCGCAGGCCCTGCCCGAGCCGAAGGTCCACGAGGGCTACGAGTGGCTGTACGTACTGTCGGGCCGGGTCCGGCTGCTGCTGGGCGCGCACGACCTCGTCCTCACGGCGGGCGAGGCCGCCGAGTTCGACACGCGCACGCCGCACGCCTTCTTCAACGCGGGCCCGCAGCCCGCCGAGTTCCTCAGCCTGTTCGGCCCCCAGGGCGAGCGGATCCACGTCCGCGCCCGCCCCACCACCGTCTCCCCGGAAGGACGCCCATGAGCAACCAGCGCCCCGAACGCGCCGTCCCGCAGCCCAACGCGGTGGTCGGCGTCGGCCTCGTCGTGGTCGCCGAAGACGGCCGGATCCTGCTCGGCCAGGCCCACGACGGCCGCTGGGAGCTGCCGGGCGGCAAGGTGGACCCCGGGGAGGGCTTCGAGCAGGCCGCGGCCCGGGAGCTCGCTGAGGAAACGGCACTGCGGGCGGCGCCGGGGGACATCCAGGTGCTGGGCGTCCAGATCGACGCACGCTCCGGCCTGACCCGTCTGACGGCCGCCGCCGTCACCCACGCCGCCGAGGGCACCCCCGCCGTGACCGAGCCCCACAAGATCGCCCGCTGGTCCTGGTTCGCCCCGGCCGAGATCCCCTCCGCCCTCTACGCCCCCTCGGCGGCGGTCCTGCGCACCTGGCGTCCCGACCTCACCCCGGCGCTCCCCCACGTCCCCTCGCACGACTACCTCGCCACTCCGCACGAAGCGCGCTGAGGGCCCGCGCCGCGCGCCCGCCGGGGATCCCGGGACAGCCCTCAGGCCGGGGCCGGGCGGGGGGCGAAGTTGCCCTCCGCCAGGTCCTCCGCCAGGAGGCGCTTGGCGATGGCGTCCGCCGCCGCGCGCAGTGCCGCGCTGCGGGGCCGGCCGCCGTCGCGCTCCAGCCGGTCGCCCAGCCAGTCCGCCCACGCCAGGGAGATCACGCCGGCCTCCCGCTCCCCCGCCGGGGTGAGCGAGAAGAAGACGCCCTCGCGGCTCAGGTAGCCCTCCTCCACCATCCGGTCGAAGACCGGCAGCAACACCTCCGGCGGCAGCGACCGACGGGCCGCGACGAGGCCGATGCTCGCGTGCCCGACCGTCCGGGTCAGCAGGTCGACCTGCATCACCGTCCACGCCCCGGCGATGTCCAGCCGGGTGTCGCTGCCGTTCACGATCGCGCGCGCCGTGTCGGGGCCCATGCCCCGTACGAGATTGCCGACCGCCAGCTCCAGCAGCTTGGCCGAGTCCCCCGAGGCCGTGACCGGTGAGGCGAAGCCCTCGCCCATGTCCGTGGACGACGCCCGGGCGCTGTCGCGCAGCCGGACCTGCTTGAGGAACAGTGCGACGACGAAGCCCAGCGCCGCCACCGGCACCGTCCACAGGAACACCGTGTGCAGGGCATGCGCGTACGCGTCGATGACCGGCCCGGCGGCGGCCGGGTCCAGCCCGTGCACACCGTGCGGGCTGCGGGCGGCCTCGCCCAGCCGGGCCGGGTCCAGGCCGGTGGCGCGCGCCGCCTGTGCCACGCCCGTCGCGAGGCGGGGCGCGAGGGTGTTCGCGTAGATGGTGCCGAAGACCGCCGTGCCGAAACAGCTGCCGAGCGTACGGAAGAACGTGACGCCGGAGGTGGCAGTGCCGAGATCGCGGTAGTCGACGGTGTTCTGCACGGCGATCGTCAGGACCTGCATGCACAGTCCGATGCCGGCGCCGAGGACGAACATGTACAGCGACTCCAGCCAGGCGCCGGTGCCGGGCCCCATCAGGGACAGCAGGTACAGCCCGGCGCCCATCACCGCGGAGCCCACGATGGGGAAGATCCGGTAGTGCCCGGTCTTGGAGGTGACGTTGCCGCTGAACACGGAGGCGATCAGCAGCCCGATGACCAGCGGCAGGGTCCGTACGCCCGACACCGTGGCCGAATCCCCGTCCACGTACTGCAAGTAGGTGGGGAGGAACGTCATGGCGCCGAGCATCGCGAACCCCACGACGAAGCTGAGCACCGAGCAGACCGAGAAGACCGGGTTGCGGAACAGCCGCATCGGCAGCATCGGTTCGGCGGCCCGCGTCTCGACCACGCAGAACAGCGCGAGGGCCGCGGCGCCGCCCGCGAAGAGGCCGAGGATCACCGCCGAGCCCCACGCGTACTCGTTGCCGCCCCAACTGGTGGCGAGGATCAGGGCGC
This Streptomyces sp. NBC_00539 DNA region includes the following protein-coding sequences:
- a CDS encoding nucleotide triphosphate diphosphatase NUDT15, whose translation is MSNQRPERAVPQPNAVVGVGLVVVAEDGRILLGQAHDGRWELPGGKVDPGEGFEQAAARELAEETALRAAPGDIQVLGVQIDARSGLTRLTAAAVTHAAEGTPAVTEPHKIARWSWFAPAEIPSALYAPSAAVLRTWRPDLTPALPHVPSHDYLATPHEAR
- a CDS encoding helix-turn-helix domain-containing protein yields the protein MPPDDQEPARDLAGVITAVGPRLRALRRRRGTTLAQLSEATGISMSTLSRLESGQRRPTLELLLPLARAHRVALDDLVGAPDTGDPRIRARPFVRHGCTYVPLSRDFGGVHAFKMILPPSDPSQALPEPKVHEGYEWLYVLSGRVRLLLGAHDLVLTAGEAAEFDTRTPHAFFNAGPQPAEFLSLFGPQGERIHVRARPTTVSPEGRP
- a CDS encoding MDR family MFS transporter: MRPGGGAVRVRGVTTAPAVGAAPPVPDRRRRNVVFGTIMLGVLLAALDQTIVGTALPTIVADLGGAAHMSWVVTAYLLAETVATVLVGKFGDLFGRKLVFQISTVVFITGSFLCGLSGNMTMLILWRGLQGVGAGGLMVTSMALIADVVPLRERGKYQGAIGAVFGVATVIGPLLGGLFTDHLSWRWAFYVNVPIAILVVIAAARTIPSVRAAGRPRIDYPGIALVAVGASALILATSWGGNEYAWGSAVILGLFAGGAAALALFCVVETRAAEPMLPMRLFRNPVFSVCSVLSFVVGFAMLGAMTFLPTYLQYVDGDSATVSGVRTLPLVIGLLIASVFSGNVTSKTGHYRIFPIVGSAVMGAGLYLLSLMGPGTGAWLESLYMFVLGAGIGLCMQVLTIAVQNTVDYRDLGTATSGVTFFRTLGSCFGTAVFGTIYANTLAPRLATGVAQAARATGLDPARLGEAARSPHGVHGLDPAAAGPVIDAYAHALHTVFLWTVPVAALGFVVALFLKQVRLRDSARASSTDMGEGFASPVTASGDSAKLLELAVGNLVRGMGPDTARAIVNGSDTRLDIAGAWTVMQVDLLTRTVGHASIGLVAARRSLPPEVLLPVFDRMVEEGYLSREGVFFSLTPAGEREAGVISLAWADWLGDRLERDGGRPRSAALRAAADAIAKRLLAEDLAEGNFAPRPAPA